A region of Rhinoraja longicauda isolate Sanriku21f chromosome 31, sRhiLon1.1, whole genome shotgun sequence DNA encodes the following proteins:
- the tmem250 gene encoding transmembrane protein 250 — MPLIPIPRRVRSFHGPHSTCLHSTCGPVRTAHLVRTKYNFDLYLKPRWLFSFIRFLLYFSCSLFTSILWVALSILFCIQYFSIRVSLRFQYKLSIVLLLLGRRRVDFNTMNELFIYGIHVTMLLVGGLGWCFMVFVDM; from the coding sequence ATGCCTTTAATCCCAATCCCCCGGCGGGTGCGTTCATTCCACGGCCCCCACTCTACATGTCTACACTCGACATGTGGCCCTGTTCGGACGGCGCACCTTGTCCGGACCAAATACAACTTCGACCTTTACTTGAAACCACGGTGGCTGTTTAGCTTCATCCGCTTCCTGCTGTACTTTAGCTGCAGTCTGTTTACATCCATACTCTGGGTGGCACTCTCTATCCTCTTCTGCATTCAGTACTTCTCCATACGTGTGTCCTTGCGCTTTCAATACAAGCTGTCCATAGTGCTTCTGTTGCTGGGGCGTAGGCGTGTTGACTTTAACACCATGAATGAACTCTTTATCTATGGGATCCATGTGACAATGCTGCTAGTTGGAGGACTGGGCTGGTGTTTTATGGTGTTTGTTGATATGTAA